In Thiovibrio frasassiensis, one DNA window encodes the following:
- a CDS encoding RimK family protein, whose protein sequence is MKVLIVVNDPKDWPLAISDVQIVPARAYLTDAAYAEMTSARVFNLCKSYRYQSTGYYVSLLAAARGHKPLPDVATIQDFKTQAIIRIASDDLDQIIQQSLAQIKSPEFVVSIYFGHNVAKRHEKLAQQLFKIFQAPFLRAGFSHNEKEGKWQLAGITPMAASDIPEDHRDFAVEMAREYFKGRHRIFHRRRTARYDLAILHDPAEAEAPSNAKALQRIVKGAEAVGFGVEFIQKDDYGRLAEFDALFIRETTSVLHHTYRFARRGVAEGLVVIDDPESILRCTNKVFLAEIFTRHRIPIPKTRILHQGNWQQFSVELGFPCVLKKPDSSFSQGVVKVENEAELAREVSALLQKSELVIAQEFMPTTYDWRIGVFDRQPLFACKYFMARKHWQIIKRDQDGCKLTDGEAETLPVEHCPPGLIKLALKASALIGDGLYGVDIKQVGNRFYLIEINDNPNIDAGVEDKVLKDELYLRLMRVFARRVDERKGGGLWA, encoded by the coding sequence ATGAAGGTGCTGATCGTGGTCAACGATCCCAAGGACTGGCCCCTGGCCATCAGCGATGTCCAGATCGTCCCGGCCCGCGCCTACCTGACCGATGCCGCCTACGCGGAGATGACCTCGGCCAGGGTCTTCAACCTCTGTAAATCCTACCGCTACCAGAGCACGGGTTATTATGTCTCCCTGCTCGCTGCGGCTCGTGGCCATAAGCCCTTGCCGGATGTGGCCACCATCCAGGATTTCAAGACCCAGGCCATTATCCGCATCGCCTCCGACGACTTGGACCAGATCATCCAGCAGAGCCTGGCTCAGATCAAATCACCGGAGTTTGTGGTGAGTATCTATTTCGGCCATAATGTTGCGAAACGGCACGAAAAGCTGGCCCAACAGCTCTTTAAGATCTTCCAGGCCCCCTTCCTGCGCGCCGGCTTCAGCCATAACGAGAAAGAAGGGAAATGGCAGCTGGCCGGGATCACCCCCATGGCGGCCAGCGATATCCCCGAGGACCACCGCGATTTCGCGGTGGAAATGGCCCGTGAGTATTTCAAGGGGCGGCATCGCATCTTTCATCGGCGGCGCACCGCTCGCTACGATCTCGCCATTCTCCACGATCCTGCCGAGGCGGAAGCGCCTTCCAACGCCAAGGCCTTGCAGCGCATAGTCAAGGGCGCCGAGGCGGTTGGCTTTGGCGTCGAGTTCATCCAGAAGGACGATTACGGCAGGCTTGCCGAGTTTGACGCTCTGTTTATCCGGGAAACCACCAGCGTCCTCCACCATACCTACCGCTTTGCCAGAAGGGGTGTGGCCGAAGGGCTGGTGGTGATCGATGATCCGGAATCCATCCTGCGCTGCACCAATAAGGTGTTTTTGGCCGAGATTTTCACCCGGCACCGGATTCCCATCCCCAAGACCCGTATTCTCCACCAAGGCAACTGGCAGCAGTTCAGTGTGGAGCTGGGCTTTCCCTGCGTGCTCAAGAAACCGGACAGCTCTTTTTCCCAAGGGGTGGTTAAGGTTGAGAATGAAGCCGAGCTGGCCCGTGAGGTTTCGGCCCTACTGCAGAAATCCGAGCTGGTCATCGCCCAGGAATTCATGCCCACCACCTATGACTGGCGGATCGGCGTTTTTGACCGCCAGCCGCTCTTTGCCTGCAAATATTTCATGGCCCGGAAGCATTGGCAGATCATCAAGCGTGATCAGGACGGGTGCAAGCTCACCGACGGCGAGGCGGAAACCCTGCCGGTGGAGCATTGCCCCCCCGGCCTGATCAAGCTGGCTCTCAAGGCCTCGGCCCTCATCGGTGACGGCCTTTACGGTGTGGACATCAAACAGGTGGGCAACCGCTTCTATCTCATCGAGATCAACGACAATCCCAATATCGACGCGGGAGTGGAGGACAAGGTGCTGAAAGACGAGCTTTACTTGCGCTTGATGCGGGTGTTCGCCCGCAGGGTGGACGAGCGTAAGGGCGGAGGGCTCTGGGCATGA
- a CDS encoding C39 family peptidase encodes MEAFLDVTILPQPDDTTCGPTCLHAVYQYYGDTIHLAQVIDEVKSLETGGTLDVFLACHALRRGYKARIYTYNLQVFDPTWFSHGPEYIEERLLAQMAAKEDQKLHLATRGYLDFLNLGGELRFADLTPALLRKYLKRSIPVLTGLSSTYLYRSMREYGDLCADDDVRGNPSGHFVLLCGYNRPDRLVAIADPHMDNPMAEGQKYEVSIDRVICSILLGIVTYDANLLIIEPAKKKNHGQPARPVIA; translated from the coding sequence ATGGAAGCCTTCCTTGACGTCACCATCCTGCCGCAGCCCGACGACACCACCTGCGGCCCGACCTGTCTCCATGCCGTGTACCAGTATTACGGCGATACCATCCACCTGGCGCAAGTGATCGACGAGGTGAAAAGCCTGGAAACCGGCGGCACCCTGGATGTCTTCCTCGCCTGCCACGCCCTGCGCCGGGGTTACAAAGCGCGGATCTACACCTACAATCTCCAGGTTTTCGACCCCACCTGGTTTTCTCATGGCCCGGAGTATATCGAGGAACGGCTCCTGGCCCAGATGGCGGCCAAGGAGGACCAGAAACTCCACCTTGCCACCCGGGGCTATCTCGATTTTCTCAACCTCGGCGGGGAGCTGCGCTTTGCCGACCTCACCCCTGCCCTGCTCCGCAAATACCTGAAACGCTCCATCCCGGTGCTCACCGGCTTGAGTTCCACCTATCTGTACCGGAGCATGCGGGAATACGGCGATCTCTGCGCGGATGACGATGTGCGCGGCAACCCCTCCGGCCATTTTGTCCTGCTCTGCGGCTACAACCGGCCCGACCGGCTGGTGGCCATCGCCGATCCCCACATGGATAACCCCATGGCCGAAGGCCAGAAATACGAGGTGTCCATCGACCGGGTCATCTGCTCGATCCTCCTGGGCATCGTCACCTATGACGCCAATCTGCTCATCATCGAGCCCGCTAAGAAAAAAAACCATGGCCAGCCCGCCCGCCCGGTGATTGCATGA
- a CDS encoding histidinol phosphate phosphatase domain-containing protein yields the protein MIDLHTHSLFSDGELVPAEHLRRVEILGYSAIAITDHADSSNLDFIIPRIVQAAADLNKYSKTQLLPGIELTHVPPEQFAELTRRARKLGALIVVGHGETPVEPVRPGTNRASLEAGVDVLAHPGFITLEEAKLAADKGILLELSGRRGHSLTNGHVAKMALAAGAGMAVNADAHGPGDFLTAKMAETVALGAGLSLEEYGRIRTGMAALVARVAG from the coding sequence ATGATCGATCTGCATACCCATTCCCTGTTCAGCGATGGTGAACTTGTTCCGGCCGAGCACCTGCGGAGGGTGGAAATCCTCGGATATTCCGCCATCGCCATCACCGATCACGCCGATTCCTCCAATCTGGATTTCATTATCCCGCGCATTGTGCAGGCGGCAGCTGATTTGAACAAGTATTCCAAGACCCAGCTCCTGCCAGGCATCGAACTGACCCATGTGCCGCCGGAGCAATTTGCTGAACTCACCCGCAGGGCGAGAAAGCTTGGGGCTCTGATCGTGGTCGGCCACGGGGAAACCCCGGTGGAGCCGGTGCGGCCCGGGACCAATCGCGCTTCCCTTGAGGCTGGCGTCGATGTTCTCGCCCACCCAGGCTTCATTACCCTGGAAGAGGCCAAGCTTGCCGCGGACAAGGGCATCCTGTTAGAACTTTCCGGCCGCCGTGGGCATTCGCTCACCAACGGGCATGTGGCCAAGATGGCCCTGGCCGCCGGGGCTGGCATGGCGGTGAACGCCGATGCCCATGGCCCAGGCGATTTCCTCACCGCCAAGATGGCGGAAACGGTGGCGCTTGGCGCCGGACTCTCCCTTGAGGAGTACGGACGGATTCGTACAGGTATGGCGGCGCTGGTTGCAAGAGTAGCCGGCTGA
- the miaB gene encoding tRNA (N6-isopentenyl adenosine(37)-C2)-methylthiotransferase MiaB — protein sequence MTQRLYIETFGCQMNERDSEIMAQLLGEHSYVQTNKPELADVVVVNTCSIRGKAAHKAYSCFGRYKKLKEKHHDFILAVTGCVAQQDGTALLERMPYIDIVMGPQSIYTLPSLVAEARRSKKPQVATELSADFVIPPFLPNLAESTPHKRFITIMQGCDNFCTYCVVPYTRGREISRSFTDILGEATHLVAQGVKEITLIGQNVNSYGKKGDAAQNKSFPELLRAVAGIDGLQRLRFTSSHPKDLSEELMRCFAEIPVLCPHFHLPVQSGSNRILERMNRKYTIEAYLDKAARLREYRPDIALTTDIIVGFPGETEEDFAATMQVVETVRYHGSYSFKYSDRPNAKAADFPDKVAEAVKSERLARLQVRQEEIALELKQAEIGKSVEVMVEGASKAPANQWSGRTGGNQIVNFSCDRKLVPGDLLMVEIESACQNSLRGKMI from the coding sequence ATGACCCAGCGTCTTTACATAGAAACCTTTGGCTGTCAGATGAATGAGCGTGATTCCGAGATCATGGCCCAGCTTCTTGGCGAGCACTCTTATGTCCAGACCAATAAGCCCGAACTGGCCGACGTGGTTGTGGTCAACACCTGTAGTATCCGGGGCAAGGCCGCGCACAAGGCGTACAGCTGTTTCGGGCGCTACAAGAAGCTCAAGGAAAAGCACCACGATTTTATCCTGGCCGTGACCGGTTGCGTGGCCCAGCAGGATGGCACGGCCCTTCTGGAGCGGATGCCCTACATCGATATCGTCATGGGGCCGCAGTCGATCTACACCCTGCCCTCTTTGGTTGCCGAGGCCCGTCGGAGCAAAAAGCCCCAGGTGGCCACGGAGCTTTCCGCCGATTTCGTTATCCCCCCCTTTCTTCCCAATCTGGCGGAGTCCACCCCGCATAAACGGTTTATCACCATCATGCAGGGATGTGATAATTTCTGCACCTACTGTGTGGTTCCCTATACCCGGGGCCGCGAGATCAGCCGGAGCTTTACGGATATCCTTGGGGAGGCGACCCATCTTGTTGCTCAGGGGGTCAAGGAGATCACCCTCATCGGCCAGAACGTCAATTCCTACGGTAAAAAAGGGGACGCCGCCCAGAACAAGAGTTTTCCCGAACTCCTGCGGGCGGTCGCCGGCATTGACGGCTTGCAGCGGCTGCGTTTCACCTCTTCCCATCCCAAGGATCTTTCCGAAGAGCTGATGCGTTGTTTTGCCGAGATTCCCGTGCTTTGCCCCCATTTCCATCTCCCGGTGCAGTCCGGCTCAAACAGGATACTGGAGCGGATGAACCGCAAGTACACCATCGAAGCCTATCTCGACAAGGCGGCCAGGCTGCGGGAATACCGGCCGGACATCGCCCTGACCACCGATATTATCGTGGGTTTTCCGGGCGAAACGGAGGAGGACTTTGCCGCCACCATGCAGGTGGTGGAGACTGTGCGCTACCATGGCTCCTATTCCTTCAAGTATTCCGACCGTCCCAATGCCAAGGCCGCTGATTTTCCCGACAAGGTCGCGGAAGCGGTCAAGAGTGAACGGCTCGCCCGCTTGCAGGTGCGGCAGGAGGAGATTGCCCTGGAGCTCAAGCAGGCTGAGATCGGCAAAAGTGTGGAGGTTATGGTGGAAGGGGCAAGCAAGGCGCCGGCCAATCAATGGAGCGGCCGCACCGGTGGTAATCAGATCGTGAATTTTTCCTGCGATCGCAAGTTGGTGCCCGGGGATTTGCTTATGGTGGAGATCGAGAGTGCCTGCCAGAATTCCTTGCGGGGGAAAATGATTTAG
- a CDS encoding DUF4911 domain-containing protein, with protein sequence METSLAKLQFRIDPEQIYFLKFILEAYDNLTIMSTVDQREGVVELKYPSELEEDVLGVVRSMAQRLRLEEFV encoded by the coding sequence ATGGAAACTTCCCTGGCCAAGCTTCAGTTTCGCATCGACCCGGAACAGATCTATTTCCTCAAATTCATTCTCGAGGCGTATGACAATCTGACCATCATGTCCACCGTGGATCAGCGTGAGGGGGTGGTTGAGCTGAAATATCCCTCGGAACTTGAGGAGGATGTTCTCGGAGTGGTGCGGAGCATGGCCCAGCGTCTCAGGTTGGAAGAATTTGTTTAG
- the purB gene encoding adenylosuccinate lyase: MNRDIYQEPLVSRYTSREMQELFSERTKFETWRRCWIALAEAQHELGLTDLVTPAMLDELRAHATDIDFEVAAAKEKEIRHDVMAHVYAYGLKCPTAEPIIHLGATSQFVGCNTDLLLQKKGLQLVKKSLVNVIANLAGFCRQHKDLATLGYTHYQAAQPTTVGKRNTLYIQDLLMDLDYIEHLESQVKARGAKGTVGTQATFIELFKGDHDKVRKMDELVAAKLGFGEVFAVTGQTYTRKLDMKTVETLAGIGASAHKFAVDLRLLSNLKVQEEPFEKNQVGSSAMAYKRNPMRSERMTGLARKLMGLVGNFGATYANQWFERTLDDSAIRRMDIPQAFLLTDAILKLFLNVSQGMVVYPKQIARHLAQELPFMATEKILMACVEKGRSRQEMHEVVKVHSVAAGKVVKEEGMENDLLTRLANDPAVPFSVQELKELVGDGSEFVGRAPQQTDEFLDEVVMPRLAQYKDILGGIDSALSV, from the coding sequence ATGAATCGTGATATCTATCAGGAGCCCCTGGTCAGCCGCTACACCAGCCGCGAGATGCAGGAGCTTTTTTCCGAGCGCACCAAGTTTGAAACCTGGCGCCGTTGCTGGATCGCCCTGGCCGAGGCCCAGCATGAATTGGGCCTTACCGATCTCGTTACCCCGGCCATGCTTGATGAACTGCGGGCCCATGCCACGGATATCGATTTTGAGGTGGCCGCGGCCAAGGAGAAAGAGATCCGTCATGATGTTATGGCCCATGTCTATGCCTATGGCCTCAAGTGCCCTACTGCCGAGCCGATTATCCATCTTGGCGCCACCTCCCAGTTTGTTGGCTGCAACACCGATCTGCTTCTCCAAAAAAAGGGGCTGCAACTGGTTAAGAAGAGCTTGGTGAATGTCATTGCCAATCTCGCCGGGTTCTGTCGCCAGCACAAAGATCTGGCAACCCTGGGCTATACCCATTATCAGGCCGCCCAGCCCACTACGGTCGGCAAGCGTAACACCCTGTATATTCAGGACCTTCTCATGGATCTTGACTATATTGAACATCTTGAATCGCAGGTCAAGGCCCGGGGAGCCAAGGGCACCGTGGGCACCCAGGCCACCTTTATCGAGCTCTTTAAGGGGGATCACGATAAGGTGCGGAAGATGGATGAGCTTGTCGCGGCAAAGCTTGGATTTGGCGAGGTTTTTGCCGTTACCGGCCAGACCTACACCCGCAAGCTCGACATGAAAACCGTGGAAACCCTGGCCGGCATCGGCGCTTCTGCCCACAAGTTTGCCGTGGACCTGCGGTTGCTCAGTAACCTCAAGGTTCAGGAAGAACCTTTTGAAAAGAATCAGGTGGGCAGCTCGGCCATGGCCTATAAGCGCAACCCCATGCGTTCCGAGCGGATGACCGGCTTGGCTAGAAAGCTCATGGGTCTGGTAGGCAATTTCGGCGCAACCTACGCCAATCAATGGTTTGAGCGCACCCTGGACGATTCGGCCATCCGGCGCATGGATATCCCCCAGGCCTTTTTGCTCACCGATGCAATCTTAAAGTTGTTTCTTAATGTTTCCCAGGGAATGGTTGTCTATCCGAAACAAATTGCTCGCCATTTGGCTCAGGAGCTCCCCTTCATGGCCACGGAAAAGATTCTCATGGCCTGTGTAGAGAAAGGAAGGAGCCGTCAGGAGATGCATGAGGTGGTCAAGGTGCATTCTGTCGCCGCCGGCAAGGTGGTTAAAGAAGAAGGCATGGAAAACGACCTGCTTACTCGGCTGGCCAATGATCCGGCGGTGCCCTTCTCTGTGCAGGAGCTCAAGGAGCTGGTTGGAGACGGCAGCGAGTTTGTCGGTCGGGCTCCCCAGCAGACCGATGAATTCCTCGATGAAGTTGTTATGCCCCGGCTTGCCCAGTATAAAGATATCCTCGGCGGCATCGATTCCGCTCTTTCGGTGTGA
- the recJ gene encoding single-stranded-DNA-specific exonuclease RecJ, whose translation MSRIAKIWERAPIDPARVTLLATELDLPKPLAAILLARGVENREQAERFFSPSLSDLPSPFLMKGMTEAVYVVLQALGRQAPVIVYGDYDVDGTTGTALLYLFLKKIGFSEVYTCQPHRIHEGYGLHLEAIRRIVAKGILALAPLVITADCGISNDEEVRQLQELGCRVIITDHHQAPEVLPRAEAVLNPWQKGCAFPEKYLAGVGVAFYLAMGIRKSLHEQGQYGAGQEMPNLKSYLDLVAVGTVADMVPITGVNRIFVKAGLEVLGATIRPGLAALNRVSGIDGSAVTCEDIGYRLGPRLNAAGRMGDAGRALALLVTEDDASARALAQELNSENELRKSVLEEICLEAAVMAEAAVDAGKNGLIISGEGWHPGVIGIGAARMVERFNRPTLLFAVQDGVAKGSGRSLPGVNLYGILQERPELFLAFGGHEAAVGLTLLAENLPELEMHFQKRVDAIVTETMLAPKIGIDWHEEGGAIFTKEFLRNYERLGPFGMGNPEPVFSAQGLPENPREVGTNHLKFTARFNGAILDGIGFGLGEFHSLLDSGQPLKIAFKIRRNTFRNKTSWQVEAVDFKQLSI comes from the coding sequence TTGTCCAGAATAGCAAAAATCTGGGAGAGAGCTCCCATTGATCCGGCGCGCGTAACTCTCTTGGCGACCGAACTTGACCTGCCCAAGCCGCTCGCGGCGATTCTTCTGGCAAGAGGCGTGGAAAACAGGGAGCAGGCGGAACGGTTTTTTTCGCCCTCACTCAGTGATCTGCCCTCGCCCTTTTTGATGAAGGGGATGACGGAGGCGGTGTACGTGGTTTTGCAGGCACTTGGGAGGCAGGCTCCGGTGATTGTCTATGGCGACTACGACGTGGACGGCACCACCGGCACAGCCCTGCTGTATCTTTTTTTGAAAAAGATCGGTTTTTCAGAGGTCTACACCTGTCAACCGCATCGGATACATGAAGGATACGGGCTGCATCTGGAGGCGATTCGCCGGATTGTGGCCAAGGGTATTTTGGCCTTAGCCCCCCTGGTGATCACCGCGGATTGCGGGATTTCAAACGATGAAGAGGTCCGACAGCTGCAGGAACTTGGCTGCCGGGTCATTATTACGGATCACCATCAAGCGCCCGAGGTGTTGCCCCGAGCCGAGGCGGTGCTGAACCCATGGCAAAAAGGGTGTGCATTTCCGGAAAAGTATCTGGCCGGAGTCGGGGTGGCATTTTATCTGGCCATGGGGATCAGGAAATCGCTCCATGAGCAGGGGCAGTATGGGGCAGGGCAAGAGATGCCCAACCTGAAATCATATCTTGACTTGGTGGCCGTTGGCACTGTGGCGGATATGGTCCCGATTACAGGGGTAAACCGTATTTTTGTTAAGGCTGGACTTGAGGTTTTAGGGGCTACTATTCGGCCGGGACTTGCTGCCTTGAACAGGGTGTCCGGCATTGACGGCTCCGCGGTGACCTGCGAGGATATCGGGTATCGGCTCGGCCCCCGGCTCAATGCCGCGGGGCGTATGGGGGATGCCGGCCGTGCCTTGGCGCTGCTGGTGACGGAGGATGATGCGAGCGCCAGGGCGCTGGCCCAGGAATTGAACAGCGAGAACGAACTGCGAAAATCCGTGCTGGAGGAAATCTGCCTTGAGGCCGCGGTTATGGCCGAAGCAGCTGTGGATGCAGGGAAAAACGGCCTCATTATCAGCGGCGAAGGGTGGCATCCCGGGGTGATCGGCATCGGTGCGGCCAGAATGGTGGAGCGGTTTAACCGGCCAACCTTGCTTTTTGCTGTGCAGGATGGGGTGGCGAAGGGGTCCGGCCGCTCGCTGCCCGGGGTGAATCTGTACGGAATACTTCAGGAACGTCCTGAGCTTTTTCTCGCTTTTGGCGGGCATGAGGCGGCAGTTGGGCTGACCCTGTTGGCGGAGAATCTCCCCGAACTGGAAATGCATTTCCAAAAAAGAGTCGATGCAATCGTAACGGAAACGATGCTTGCCCCCAAGATTGGTATCGACTGGCACGAAGAAGGCGGCGCTATCTTTACAAAGGAGTTCCTGCGGAACTATGAACGGCTCGGGCCGTTCGGCATGGGAAATCCGGAGCCGGTTTTTAGCGCCCAGGGTCTCCCGGAGAACCCCCGTGAGGTTGGCACCAATCATCTGAAGTTCACCGCGCGATTCAACGGCGCGATTCTCGACGGCATTGGTTTCGGTTTGGGGGAATTTCACAGCCTCCTTGACAGTGGTCAGCCGCTCAAAATCGCCTTTAAGATCCGTCGTAATACTTTTCGCAATAAAACCAGTTGGCAGGTGGAAGCGGTGGATTTTAAGCAGTTATCCATATGA
- the pgsA gene encoding CDP-diacylglycerol--glycerol-3-phosphate 3-phosphatidyltransferase, whose translation MNIPNLLTIGRILLVPLLVIFLLDGKELAAFWVFVLAGVTDALDGFLARVLKQKTDFGAFIDPIADKLLLITSYITLAVLGILPQWLAVLVVSRDVIICGGIGILMLYDREFKFKPSLVSKVTTFLQLLTVVFYLGHEFLQPIFPLGIYLVYPTAGFTILSGIHYILRGLRILGDPEAIVHQKTTDQ comes from the coding sequence ATGAACATTCCAAATCTTCTCACCATCGGCAGAATTCTGCTCGTCCCCCTCTTGGTTATCTTCCTATTGGACGGCAAGGAACTTGCCGCCTTTTGGGTTTTTGTCCTAGCCGGGGTGACCGATGCCCTGGACGGATTCCTGGCCCGGGTGCTGAAACAGAAAACCGATTTCGGCGCGTTTATCGATCCCATCGCCGACAAGCTGCTGCTGATCACCTCGTACATCACCCTGGCCGTCCTGGGTATCTTGCCGCAATGGCTGGCCGTGCTGGTGGTGAGCAGGGATGTCATCATCTGCGGCGGCATCGGCATTCTCATGCTCTATGACCGGGAGTTCAAGTTTAAGCCTTCCCTGGTCAGCAAGGTGACCACCTTCCTGCAGCTGCTCACCGTGGTTTTTTATCTTGGCCATGAGTTCCTGCAGCCAATTTTCCCCTTGGGAATCTATCTGGTTTATCCCACCGCCGGTTTCACCATCCTTTCGGGAATCCATTACATCCTTCGGGGATTGCGCATTCTCGGCGACCCGGAGGCCATTGTTCATCAGAAGACAACCGATCAGTAA
- the miaA gene encoding tRNA (adenosine(37)-N6)-dimethylallyltransferase MiaA — protein MAGSVIETPLSAPVLILIGPTAVGKTALSLALAERFSCEIVGLDSMQIYRHMDIGTAKATPEERARVPHHLLDVVDPDEEYHVARYVADATEACRQIIGRGNRPLLVGGTGLYLKGLLEGLFEIPPVPETIRASLNQRLAEEGRALLFAELSRCDPESAGRIHPNDTHRLLRALEIFQATGRPWSEHLRAQKAQPALTNVLQLGLLCERSVLYERINLRVEQMVSEGLLGEVEKLLGMGYDPGLKSMQSIGYRHMVQFLKGEWDWEETLFLLARDTRRYAKRQMTWFGNDPAIRWFAPADTGPIFGCVEGFLAGAKGE, from the coding sequence ATGGCTGGCTCTGTTATAGAAACGCCCCTCTCCGCACCGGTGCTTATTCTCATCGGACCCACCGCCGTGGGCAAGACCGCGCTCTCCCTCGCCCTGGCCGAGCGGTTTTCCTGCGAGATTGTTGGGTTGGATTCCATGCAGATCTACCGGCACATGGATATCGGCACTGCCAAGGCCACCCCCGAGGAGCGGGCGCGGGTACCCCATCATCTCCTCGATGTGGTCGATCCCGACGAGGAGTACCATGTGGCCCGCTATGTTGCGGACGCCACCGAGGCGTGCCGGCAGATTATCGGTCGGGGCAATCGCCCTCTGTTGGTTGGCGGTACGGGATTGTATCTTAAGGGATTACTGGAGGGGCTGTTCGAGATCCCGCCGGTGCCGGAGACGATACGGGCCTCCTTGAACCAGCGCTTGGCGGAAGAGGGCAGGGCGCTGCTTTTTGCGGAACTCTCCCGCTGCGACCCGGAATCCGCCGGACGCATCCATCCCAACGATACCCACCGGCTGCTGCGGGCCCTGGAGATTTTTCAGGCCACCGGTCGTCCTTGGAGCGAGCATCTCCGCGCGCAAAAAGCGCAGCCCGCCTTGACCAATGTGCTGCAGCTTGGTTTGTTGTGCGAGCGGAGCGTGCTTTACGAGCGGATCAACCTGCGGGTGGAGCAGATGGTTAGCGAGGGGTTGCTGGGGGAGGTGGAAAAATTACTGGGTATGGGGTATGATCCTGGTTTGAAATCCATGCAGTCCATCGGCTACCGGCACATGGTCCAGTTTCTCAAGGGGGAGTGGGATTGGGAGGAAACCCTTTTCCTCCTGGCCCGGGATACCCGGCGTTATGCCAAGCGGCAGATGACCTGGTTTGGCAACGATCCCGCTATCCGTTGGTTTGCGCCCGCCGATACGGGACCGATTTTTGGTTGCGTTGAGGGGTTTCTTGCTGGGGCAAAAGGAGAGTAA
- the serC gene encoding 3-phosphoserine/phosphohydroxythreonine transaminase, whose amino-acid sequence MPERIYNFSAGPSTLPEEVLAQAAKDIVNFNNKGMGLIEMSHRSKDFIAVADECEANLRELMKIPANYKVLFLQGGASTQFAMIPMNLLGEGKSATYLNTGVWAKKAIKEAKLFGKVQVAYTSEESTFNHVPKDSDYTVDPASEYLYFVTNNTIYGTQFPAMPKCEKMLIADMSSDILSREFDITPFGIVYAGAQKNMGPAGVTVVIIREDLLDRSPENLPTMFKYKTHADNGSMFNTPPCFSIYVVGLVLKWLKKLGGVAAMEKINKEKAALLYNAIDSSDFYRGHAQPGSRSNMNITFNLPTPELEAQFIKEAAALGMDGLKGHRSVGGCRASIYNAFPKAGVEALVAFMKEFEKKNS is encoded by the coding sequence ATGCCCGAGAGAATTTACAACTTCAGCGCCGGACCGTCCACCCTCCCCGAGGAGGTGCTCGCCCAGGCCGCCAAGGACATCGTCAACTTCAACAACAAGGGCATGGGCCTCATCGAGATGAGCCACCGCTCCAAGGATTTCATCGCCGTGGCCGACGAGTGCGAGGCGAACCTGCGCGAACTGATGAAGATCCCGGCCAACTACAAGGTCCTCTTTCTCCAAGGCGGCGCTTCCACCCAATTCGCCATGATCCCCATGAACCTGCTGGGCGAGGGCAAGAGTGCCACCTACCTCAACACCGGGGTCTGGGCCAAGAAGGCGATCAAGGAGGCCAAGCTCTTCGGCAAGGTGCAGGTCGCCTACACCAGCGAGGAGTCCACCTTCAACCACGTGCCCAAGGATAGCGACTATACCGTTGATCCGGCGTCGGAATACCTCTACTTCGTGACCAACAACACCATCTACGGCACCCAGTTCCCGGCCATGCCCAAGTGCGAGAAGATGCTGATCGCCGATATGTCCTCGGACATCCTCTCCCGCGAATTCGACATCACCCCCTTCGGCATCGTCTATGCCGGAGCCCAGAAGAACATGGGCCCTGCCGGGGTTACGGTGGTCATCATCCGCGAAGATCTGCTGGATCGGTCCCCGGAAAACCTGCCCACCATGTTCAAGTACAAAACCCACGCCGACAACGGCTCCATGTTCAACACCCCGCCCTGCTTTTCCATCTACGTGGTGGGCTTGGTTCTTAAATGGCTCAAAAAATTGGGCGGCGTTGCGGCCATGGAGAAGATCAATAAGGAAAAAGCAGCCCTTCTATACAACGCCATCGACTCCTCCGATTTCTACCGGGGCCATGCCCAGCCAGGCTCCCGCTCCAACATGAACATCACCTTCAACCTCCCAACCCCGGAGCTGGAGGCCCAGTTCATCAAAGAGGCTGCTGCCCTTGGGATGGACGGCCTCAAGGGTCACCGCTCGGTCGGCGGCTGCCGGGCCTCGATCTACAACGCCTTCCCCAAGGCCGGGGTAGAGGCGCTGGTTGCTTTTATGAAGGAATTTGAAAAGAAAAACAGCTGA